In Pseudoduganella albidiflava, a single window of DNA contains:
- a CDS encoding limonene-1,2-epoxide hydrolase family protein codes for MNPIQVAETFFACWNHNRIDEALAMLADDVLYDNVPLPDIVGREGVADFHRGFGIGTDFLLDWKITHIAAADNVVLNERIDIFRHRDGGEISLPVMGTITVEDGRITVWRDYFDLGDFERQLAVIRGGQGGQDS; via the coding sequence ATGAACCCGATACAGGTCGCCGAGACGTTCTTCGCCTGCTGGAACCACAACCGCATCGACGAAGCGCTGGCGATGCTGGCCGACGATGTCCTCTACGACAACGTGCCGTTGCCGGACATCGTCGGCCGCGAAGGCGTAGCGGATTTCCACCGCGGCTTCGGCATCGGCACGGACTTCCTGCTGGACTGGAAGATCACGCACATCGCCGCGGCGGACAACGTGGTGCTGAACGAACGCATCGACATCTTCCGCCACCGGGACGGCGGCGAAATCAGCCTGCCCGTGATGGGCACCATCACTGTCGAGGATGGCCGCATCACCGTGTGGCGCGATTACTTCGACCTGGGCGATTTCGAGCGCCAGCTGGCGGTCATTCGGGGCGGGCAGGGCGGGCAGGA